The following are from one region of the Anaeropeptidivorans aminofermentans genome:
- the eno gene encoding phosphopyruvate hydratase — MLSTEIRDVHARQILDCKARPVLEIVITTEGGKKGIGCAPTGTSVGMHEAYVLRDGNPQKYDGLSVEAVAENINTNIAALLRGMNVLNQNTIDEYIIKLDGTPNKSKLGGNVIYSISIGAAKAAAATLGMDLCEYLSPKELKTLPVPTYNLINGGAYPEFSLAFQEFSLVPYGACGMAEAVEIGVKTFNCLGKVISKYKKGAPASMGNYFGWAPVNDDPRTAMELIAEAVALCGYENKVAYALDCASSEMYDAETKTYLLKNKRVEKEAVIEEVRLLCEQYNILYVEDILEENDWDGFKEAVRILDKTVIIGDDFTVTNTERIEKAYKNNCAGGFVFKPNQIGTISESIKAYSFAKERNMLIVPSGRAGGIIDDVVMDMAVALEAPAVKNGAPRSGERINQINYLLRAADNNPDAKLYDLSHLAAKGKN, encoded by the coding sequence ATGCTTAGTACGGAAATCAGAGACGTTCATGCCCGTCAAATTCTTGACTGCAAAGCCCGCCCTGTATTGGAGATTGTCATAACAACGGAAGGCGGAAAAAAGGGGATAGGCTGTGCACCGACGGGCACTTCTGTAGGGATGCATGAAGCTTACGTTTTACGCGATGGAAATCCCCAAAAATACGATGGATTAAGCGTTGAGGCTGTGGCGGAAAATATAAACACAAATATTGCCGCTTTACTTCGGGGCATGAATGTTTTAAACCAGAATACCATAGATGAATATATTATTAAGCTGGACGGAACCCCAAACAAATCTAAACTCGGGGGAAATGTGATTTACAGTATTTCCATCGGAGCGGCAAAAGCAGCGGCAGCAACTTTAGGCATGGACCTTTGCGAATATCTTTCCCCTAAGGAGCTTAAGACCTTGCCTGTACCTACATATAATTTAATTAACGGCGGGGCATATCCTGAATTTTCTTTGGCCTTTCAGGAATTTTCCCTTGTTCCCTATGGGGCCTGCGGTATGGCGGAAGCTGTTGAAATAGGGGTTAAAACCTTTAACTGCCTTGGAAAAGTGATTTCAAAATATAAAAAGGGTGCGCCTGCTTCCATGGGGAATTATTTCGGCTGGGCACCTGTAAATGATGACCCAAGAACCGCAATGGAGCTTATTGCGGAAGCAGTAGCTTTATGCGGGTATGAAAATAAAGTGGCCTATGCCCTTGACTGTGCATCAAGCGAAATGTACGACGCCGAAACAAAAACCTATCTGCTGAAAAATAAAAGGGTAGAAAAAGAAGCCGTCATTGAAGAGGTACGCTTGCTGTGCGAACAGTACAATATCCTCTATGTAGAAGATATATTGGAAGAAAACGATTGGGATGGATTTAAAGAAGCTGTCCGTATTCTTGATAAAACAGTAATCATCGGAGACGATTTTACCGTAACCAATACAGAGCGAATTGAAAAGGCATATAAAAATAATTGCGCCGGCGGTTTTGTATTTAAGCCCAATCAAATAGGCACCATAAGTGAAAGCATAAAGGCCTATTCATTTGCAAAGGAGCGTAATATGCTGATTGTTCCTTCCGGCAGAGCAGGGGGAATCATTGATGATGTTGTAATGGATATGGCTGTAGCATTGGAAGCCCCGGCCGTAAAAAACGGTGCTCCTCGTTCCGGCGAGCGGATTAATCAAATAAATTATCTTCTCAGAGCAGCAGACAATAACCCTGATGCAAAGCTTTACGACCTTTCTCATTTGGCTGCAAAAGGAAAGAATTAA
- the eno gene encoding phosphopyruvate hydratase, translating to MKSTSIRTVYARQIMDCNCRPMVEVDIVTEGGVMGRASASTGSSVGSYESYVLRDNDFERFAGLSVFKAVENVNKIIAPALKGVDILNQKEIDAIMIELDGTPQKNKLGGNTIGSVSFAALRTAAKTMNTEVYHYLSEGKLKSLPIPTFNSINGGKYHGFRMAFQEFTFIPYKAENMEEAVEIAFSVFKHIETVIERFQKGEPAKVGHYYGWMPPNDNPETAMEVLHTAVVECGYENKVAYALDCAASEIYDKNTKLYELKGKMVDADEIIALVKRLSEKYNLLYVEDILDENDWDGYKRAVKALNRTIVIGDDFTVTNAERLKKAYQEKAAEGFILKPNQAGTITESLEAVKYANEKGLLVVPSQRAGGAVDDIVPDLAIAINAPAIKNSAPRTGERIYALNCLYRAAEMEPNLDLYDFTPFIRF from the coding sequence ATGAAAAGCACTTCAATACGCACGGTATACGCGCGACAAATTATGGACTGTAACTGCCGCCCTATGGTGGAAGTTGATATTGTTACGGAAGGCGGCGTTATGGGAAGGGCCTCAGCATCTACAGGCTCATCTGTCGGCTCATATGAGTCCTATGTTTTAAGAGACAATGACTTTGAAAGATTTGCAGGCTTAAGCGTTTTTAAGGCTGTAGAAAATGTAAATAAGATTATTGCACCTGCGCTTAAAGGGGTAGATATACTGAATCAAAAAGAAATTGACGCAATTATGATTGAACTTGACGGTACCCCGCAGAAAAATAAATTGGGAGGCAACACCATCGGAAGCGTGTCCTTTGCCGCTTTAAGAACAGCCGCCAAAACTATGAATACAGAAGTATATCACTACCTTTCCGAAGGGAAGCTTAAATCCCTCCCAATTCCTACCTTTAATAGCATTAACGGGGGCAAATATCATGGCTTTAGAATGGCCTTTCAAGAATTTACATTTATCCCTTATAAGGCTGAGAATATGGAAGAAGCCGTTGAAATTGCTTTTTCTGTTTTTAAGCATATCGAAACAGTCATAGAACGCTTCCAAAAGGGTGAACCGGCTAAAGTAGGCCATTATTATGGTTGGATGCCGCCTAATGACAATCCTGAAACTGCAATGGAAGTTTTACATACCGCAGTTGTTGAATGCGGGTACGAAAACAAGGTCGCTTACGCTTTAGACTGCGCTGCCAGTGAAATATACGACAAAAATACAAAACTCTATGAACTTAAGGGGAAAATGGTGGATGCAGATGAAATAATAGCGCTGGTAAAAAGGCTCAGCGAAAAATATAACTTATTATATGTAGAAGATATTTTGGACGAAAATGACTGGGACGGATATAAAAGAGCGGTAAAAGCCCTCAATCGTACCATAGTTATCGGTGATGATTTTACAGTGACAAATGCAGAAAGACTTAAAAAAGCCTATCAGGAAAAGGCCGCCGAAGGCTTTATATTAAAGCCGAATCAGGCCGGAACCATCACTGAAAGCTTAGAAGCGGTAAAATACGCAAATGAAAAGGGCTTATTGGTTGTTCCTTCCCAGAGGGCAGGGGGAGCCGTTGATGATATTGTTCCGGATTTAGCTATAGCGATTAATGCCCCTGCAATAAAAAACAGTGCCCCTAGAACAGGCGAGAGAATTTACGCTTTAAATTGCCTCTATAGAGCCGCTGAAATGGAACCAAATTTGGACCTTTATGATTTTACACCATTTATAAGGTTTTAG
- a CDS encoding arginase family protein gives MAEAERILNDRQPDKVIIFGGDCSITQVPFDYLKSKYTDKLGILWLDAHPDVAGPKDSSHLHEMVLANLLGQNPCSNITKVKHPFKPNEVMFAGLIEEDLRKMDKTCKKLNLKIASPEELAESSQPILNWIEENSIEYLAVHWDLDVLSPTDFRAILTAMPYMDLGCFPAAVGRMTLNEIGRILNDISEKTEIVGLGIAEHMPWDAINLRNVLSGISIFND, from the coding sequence ATGGCAGAAGCAGAGAGAATTTTAAATGACAGGCAGCCGGATAAGGTAATCATATTTGGGGGAGACTGCTCTATAACTCAGGTTCCCTTTGATTATCTTAAATCCAAGTATACAGACAAACTGGGTATATTATGGCTTGACGCTCACCCCGATGTTGCGGGCCCAAAAGATTCTTCCCATCTTCATGAAATGGTACTGGCCAATTTGCTTGGGCAAAATCCCTGTTCCAATATCACAAAAGTAAAACATCCATTTAAGCCCAATGAAGTAATGTTTGCAGGATTAATTGAAGAAGATTTAAGGAAAATGGATAAAACTTGCAAGAAACTGAATTTAAAAATTGCATCGCCGGAAGAGCTTGCAGAAAGCAGCCAACCCATACTCAATTGGATAGAAGAAAACAGCATTGAATATTTAGCGGTCCATTGGGATTTAGACGTATTATCTCCCACTGATTTCAGAGCAATTTTAACCGCAATGCCTTATATGGATTTAGGTTGTTTTCCTGCCGCTGTTGGCAGAATGACATTAAATGAAATTGGAAGAATTTTAAATGATATATCGGAAAAAACTGAAATTGTAGGGCTGGGGATTGCGGAACATATGCCTTGGGACGCTATAAATTTAAGAAATGTGCTTTCAGGTATTTCTATTTTCAATGATTAG
- a CDS encoding GNAT family N-acetyltransferase: MNYVIVSIREHPQYLDGAVSYFSSKWGIDRNIYKDCIANSLTTESPLPRWYLMMKADEIIGSYGLIANDLISRQDLWPWLCALYVEEKERGQALGEKLLAHGRMEAKKLGFPNVYLCTNHTDYYEKYGWEHIGQGFGIGYSAKIYQIESGSRGE; this comes from the coding sequence ATGAATTATGTAATAGTAAGCATTCGTGAACACCCGCAATATTTAGATGGTGCCGTTAGCTACTTTTCTTCCAAATGGGGTATTGACCGTAATATATATAAAGACTGCATTGCCAATAGCCTGACTACCGAAAGCCCGCTTCCCCGATGGTATTTAATGATGAAAGCGGATGAAATTATAGGCAGCTATGGATTGATTGCTAATGACCTTATCAGCCGGCAGGACTTATGGCCTTGGCTGTGTGCTTTATATGTAGAGGAAAAGGAGAGAGGGCAGGCACTTGGTGAAAAACTTCTTGCCCACGGACGGATGGAAGCAAAAAAGCTTGGGTTTCCAAATGTATATCTTTGCACTAATCATACAGATTATTATGAAAAGTACGGCTGGGAGCATATAGGGCAAGGCTTTGGCATTGGATATAGTGCGAAAATTTATCAAATTGAGAGTGGGAGCCGGGGGGAGTGA